The following is a genomic window from Leptospira bouyouniensis.
GGACTTTTTGATTTTGCTACCAGGAATCACACAAAGCTCATGTTTAGCTTGTTGTGCGTTTCTAATTCTTGTTAGCATATCTGCGATTGGATCTGAAAGACTCATATCTTACCTTAACCTAATTACCAGGAGGACTTTTTCACACCGGGGATCTGAGCCTTGCTAGCAAGGTCCCGGAAGCAAAGACGACACATATCAAAGCGGCGCAAATAAGCGCGTGATCGACCACAAAGAGGGCAACGATTGTACTCTCTCACTTTGAATTTTTGCTCTTTGGCGTGGCGTTCCATCATTGATTTTTTCGCCATGAGTAATCTCCTACTTACCAGCCGTTCGGTAAGGCATACCGAAGGCTTGGAATAATTCGAACGCTTCTTTGTCCACTTCCGTGTTCGTTACGAAAGTGATATTGATTCCATAGATCGTGTTGATTTTATCAAATTGGATCTCTGGGAAAATGATCTGTTCTCTGACAGAAAGGTTGTAATTCCCTCTTCCATCAAAACCTTTCGGGTTCACACCACGAAAGTCACGAACCCTTGGAAGGGCTACGTTGATGAAACGATCAAGGAACTCATACATATGATGACCACGAAGAGTCACTTTGCAACCGAGCACCATACCTTCTCTCACTTTGAAACCAGCGATTGATTTCTTAGCGAAAGTTTTCACTGGTCGTTGGCCAGTGATTTGGCCAATTTCCACAAGGCATGCTTCCATTGCTTTTGGGTTGGTATGCGCTTCGCCCATACCTACGTTAATTACGATTTTTTCGAGTTTTGGAACTCGCATCACACTTTGAAAGCCGAGTGACTTTTGGAGTGTTGGACGAATTTCCTTTTCGTATTTTGATTTAAGCCTAGGTACCATATCTATACTTCTTTCCCTTCAGGTCGAGTCACTCGTACGGATTTACCATCCTTCTTGGCAAAGCCCAAGCGTACAGCCTTAATTTTCTTCTTTGGCTTCGCTTTGTTCTCTGCTTTTGCGTCGTGAAACATCACATTGGAAATATGGATTGGGAATTCGATTTCAATCGCACCACCACCAGGGTTTTCCTGAGTTGGGCGAACGAATCTTTTTCTTTTGTTCACACCTTCGATATAAACACGGTCTTTGCGTTTATCAACAGCTAGAACTTTCCCTTTTTTTCCTTTTTCTTTTCCAGAAATCACAAGAACTTCATCGTCCTTTTTGATTTTTGTTTTTTTGAATTTAGTAGGCTCGGAACCTCTATATGCTAATTTAGTCGCCATTTTAGAGAACCTCCGGAGCTAGAGATATAATTTTCATGTATTTTTTATCACGTAGTTCGCGGGCAACAGGTCCGAAGATCCTTGTTCCTTTTGGATTGCCTTTATCATCGATGATGGCAACCGCATTGTCATCAAAACGGATATAGGTTCCGTCTGGACGACGAACTTCTTTTTTCGTTCTTACGACAACGGCTCTTTGAACCGCTTTGTTATGCACTTTTTTCCCTTGCCCGTCACGAAGACCGTATGCAGGTTGTGCTTCTTTCACAGCGACGATGATTTCGTCACCAAGCGTTGCGTAGCGTTTTTTCGAACCGCCAAGCACTTTAACGCACATGACTTTTTTCACACCCGAGTTATCGGCTACTTGTAAAATAGTTTCTTGTTGGATCATACTAATTTAGCCTTCTCAATTACCTTTACAAGTTTATGGTGTTTCTGTTTAGAAAGTGGTCTTGTTTCCACAGCGATGACTCGATCACCAACTTGACACTCGTTCTTCTCATCGTGAATTTTCACGCGAGAAGTTCTGGTCATAATCTTCTTAAACCGTGGGTGTACTTTTCTTGTGATGATTTCGATCACTACAGTTTTATCCATAGCATCGCTCACTACTACACCTTGGATGGTTAAAGACTTTTTAGAGTTTTTATCTTCCATAACCTACTTCTTCTTACCTTTGCTAGTTTTAGCAGCTTTTGGAGCTGAACCAGCCTTTGGTGCGATTTGTTTGAGTTTTCCTTTTGCGCTGAGTTCCTTCTCACGAAGGACAGTGAGTGCTTGGGCAATTCTCTTCTTATGATTGCGGATTACCTTTGGATTCTCAAGAGATCTTGTAACACCAAATTGGAATCTTGCTTTTCTTACTTCTTCGGAAGAGGAAAGAATTTCTTTCTTCAAATCTTCTGGAGAAAGTGATTTGAAATCGTCTTTCATAGAACGTTCCTCTTAACAAATGAAGTTTCTACTGGCAGTTTAAAAGCTGCTAGGTGGAGTGCTTTTCTTGCTGTATCTTCATCGACACCAGCCATTTCAAAAAGAACTCTTCCTGGTCGGATTTCAGCAATCCAGAACTCAGGGTTACCTTTACCTTTACCCATACGAGTTTCAGCAGGTTTTTTAGTGATTGGTAAATGAGGGAAGATCCTGATCCATAATTTCCCACCTCGTTTCACTTGGCGGTTGATAGTGATCCTTGCAGCCTCAATTTGGCGCGCAGTGATACGACCGGAAGAGATGGCTTTTAAACCAAACTCTCCGAACGCAACGTAAGAACCTCTTTCGTCCTTACCTTTTAAGCGCCCTCTTTGGCGTTTTCTAAATTTTACTCGTTTAGGTGCTAACATGATGGTTTCTCTTTAGTACTTCTTAACTCGTTCTACGTTTTACAGCGTATTTATCTTCATCGGACTCTTCTTTTGTTGGGAAGTAGTCACCTGTATAAGTCCATACTTTCACACCAATCTGACCGAAAGTCGTGAGAGCTTCTTTGAATCCAAAATCAATTTTGGCACGAAGTGTATGGAGTGGAACTCGTCCTTCCATATACTTTTCTGTTCTTGCCATATCTGCTCCGTTAAGTCTTCCGGAGATTTGGATTTTCACACCTTCAACTCCACCGCGCATCGCACGACGAAGTTCTGCTTTCATCACTCGACGGAATGGCATCCTTTGTTCGATTTGAAGAGCTACTGTTTCAGCAATCGCTTGTGCGATGATCTCAGGTTTTTTCACTTCGATGATGTTCATTCCAATCGGCTTATCAGCGAACTTTTTAAGTTCTTGTTTTACCGCTTCGATGTTTTGGCCTTTTTGACCAATCACCATACCTGGTTTTGAAGTATGGAGGTTCACGTTGATTTTTTCAGGGAATCTTTCGATTATGATTTTCACAACGGATGCATTTTTGAATTTCTTCAGAAGGAATCTACGGATCTTGATATCTTCGTGAAGATTTTTAATGTAATCTTGTTTGGAAAACCAAACCGAATCCCAGTTCCGTGTGATTCCGATTCGTAGTCCGATTGGATTTACTTTCTGACCCATAAATTAGCTAACCTTCTTTTCGATTTCAGAGACAACAACTGTGATGTGGCTAAGGCGTTTACGGATCCTAGAAGCACGTCCTCGTGCTCTTGGGCGGAAACGTTTCATGATAGGGCCATCATCCACATAGATTTTTTTAACAAAAAGTGAATTTGGATCCAAACTTTCGTTCATCTGAATGGCATTTGCCACTGCGGAATTGAGAAGGTTAATGATCATTGAACTTGCTGCTTTGTTTGTGAAACGCAAGATATCAATTGCTTCTTTGTAATCGTATCCACGAACTTCATCAGCAACCAGGCGAGCTTTTCTGGCAGAAATTCTTAGGTGTTTTCCAACTGCTTTTGCTTCCATCACTCTACCTATTTCTTCGCTACTTTTTTGTCTCCACCATGACCTTTGAAGGTTCTAGTGGGAGCAAATTCACCAAGTTTGTGACCGATCATGTTTTCGTTTACATACACCGGAACAAACGCTTTGCCATTATGAATCATCACAGTGTGACCAATCATGTCTGGATAAATTGTACTTCTTCTGGACCAAGACTTGAAGGGTGTTTTTTTCCCTTCAGAATTTAACTTGGTAATTTTTTTCATGAGGTGGTCGTCGATGAACGGACCTTTTTTTAAGCTTCTAGCCATGAGTATCTAGACCCTACCTATTCCTGTTTTTCTTACGTCTTTGGACAATAAAACGATCAGACGGTCTTGTCTTACGTGTTTTAAATCCTTTCGTAGGTTTACCCCAAGGAGTCACTGGGTGACGTCCACCGGAAGTTCTACCTTCACCACCACCGAGTGGGTGGTCCACAGGGTTCATAACGACCCCTCTTACTTTCGGTCTTTTTCCTAACCAACGGTTACGACCGGCTTTTCCAATGATGACTAAGTTATGGTCTTTATTGGAGAGTTCTCCAACAGTCGCCAAACACTCTTTACGCACCTTTCGGATTTCCGAAGAAGGGAGTTTGAGTGAAACATAGTCTCCGTCTTTAGCGGAGATCACAGCAAAGGATCCTGCTGTTCTTGCGATCTGGCCACCTTTTCCAATATGGAGTTCGATGTTATGAACGTTCGTTCCTGCAGGGATTTTATCTAAAGGAAGTGTATTCCCTAGTTTGATTTCTGCATTTGGACCCGATTCTATTTTATCCCCAACTTTTAAACCGTTTGGAGCTAAAATATATCGGTATTCACCATCCGCATAACAAACTAGTGCTATGAATGCGGAACGGTTTGGATCGTATTCAATCGTTTTGACTGTTGCAGGAATTCCAAACTTGTTACGTTTGAAATCGATGATACGAAACTTTCTTTTGTTACGTCCACCTTTCCGTCTAACAGCAATCCGACCCTTATTGTCACGACCAGCCTTATATGAAATGTTGGCAGTGAGTGGTTTGTAAGGAACCACTTCTGTGATTTCTTTGAAATCTAAAACGGAATAATACCGGCTAGATTGCGTTGTGGGTTTAAGTTTTCTAATTCCCATAATTAAACCTTAGCAAAATCCAAATTTGCTCCGTCAGCGAACGTCACTACGGCTTTTTTGTAGTGAGGTCTTTGTGACGGCATGTTTCTAAAACGTTTCATTTTCCCACGGTAAACTGCGACGTTTACATTTGTTGGAACTACGTTATACATTTGTTTCAGAGCCTGTTTGATCAAAGTTTTGTTCGCATCCGGGTGGACTTTGAACGTATACTTGACAGTTCTTTTTCCCATACGTTCGCCAATTGTTTGAAGGTCTTGCGACTTCTCTGTTACAACTGGTGATAAGATTACATTCTCTAGGTTCACTGTCTTATCCCTTCTTAGAATACTGAGCCTGAAGCTCTTTTAAAGCGCTTTCAGAGATTACTAAATTGTTATTATAGAGGATGTCTCGGCAAACGACTCGTTTGCTGTTCACATATTTGAGGTTCTCTATATTGCGAGTGGATTTTTTGAGGAATTGGTTTTCACCAGCTACCACAAAACCCAC
Proteins encoded in this region:
- a CDS encoding type Z 30S ribosomal protein S14, coding for MAKKSMMERHAKEQKFKVREYNRCPLCGRSRAYLRRFDMCRLCFRDLASKAQIPGVKKSSW
- the rplE gene encoding 50S ribosomal protein L5, which codes for MVPRLKSKYEKEIRPTLQKSLGFQSVMRVPKLEKIVINVGMGEAHTNPKAMEACLVEIGQITGQRPVKTFAKKSIAGFKVREGMVLGCKVTLRGHHMYEFLDRFINVALPRVRDFRGVNPKGFDGRGNYNLSVREQIIFPEIQFDKINTIYGINITFVTNTEVDKEAFELFQAFGMPYRTAGK
- the rplX gene encoding 50S ribosomal protein L24 — protein: MATKLAYRGSEPTKFKKTKIKKDDEVLVISGKEKGKKGKVLAVDKRKDRVYIEGVNKRKRFVRPTQENPGGGAIEIEFPIHISNVMFHDAKAENKAKPKKKIKAVRLGFAKKDGKSVRVTRPEGKEV
- the rplN gene encoding 50S ribosomal protein L14, with product MIQQETILQVADNSGVKKVMCVKVLGGSKKRYATLGDEIIVAVKEAQPAYGLRDGQGKKVHNKAVQRAVVVRTKKEVRRPDGTYIRFDDNAVAIIDDKGNPKGTRIFGPVARELRDKKYMKIISLAPEVL
- the rpsQ gene encoding 30S ribosomal protein S17, yielding MEDKNSKKSLTIQGVVVSDAMDKTVVIEIITRKVHPRFKKIMTRTSRVKIHDEKNECQVGDRVIAVETRPLSKQKHHKLVKVIEKAKLV
- the rpmC gene encoding 50S ribosomal protein L29; translation: MKDDFKSLSPEDLKKEILSSSEEVRKARFQFGVTRSLENPKVIRNHKKRIAQALTVLREKELSAKGKLKQIAPKAGSAPKAAKTSKGKKK
- the rplP gene encoding 50S ribosomal protein L16 — encoded protein: MLAPKRVKFRKRQRGRLKGKDERGSYVAFGEFGLKAISSGRITARQIEAARITINRQVKRGGKLWIRIFPHLPITKKPAETRMGKGKGNPEFWIAEIRPGRVLFEMAGVDEDTARKALHLAAFKLPVETSFVKRNVL
- the rpsC gene encoding 30S ribosomal protein S3; translation: MGQKVNPIGLRIGITRNWDSVWFSKQDYIKNLHEDIKIRRFLLKKFKNASVVKIIIERFPEKINVNLHTSKPGMVIGQKGQNIEAVKQELKKFADKPIGMNIIEVKKPEIIAQAIAETVALQIEQRMPFRRVMKAELRRAMRGGVEGVKIQISGRLNGADMARTEKYMEGRVPLHTLRAKIDFGFKEALTTFGQIGVKVWTYTGDYFPTKEESDEDKYAVKRRTS
- the rplV gene encoding 50S ribosomal protein L22, with product MEAKAVGKHLRISARKARLVADEVRGYDYKEAIDILRFTNKAASSMIINLLNSAVANAIQMNESLDPNSLFVKKIYVDDGPIMKRFRPRARGRASRIRKRLSHITVVVSEIEKKVS
- the rpsS gene encoding 30S ribosomal protein S19, with product MARSLKKGPFIDDHLMKKITKLNSEGKKTPFKSWSRRSTIYPDMIGHTVMIHNGKAFVPVYVNENMIGHKLGEFAPTRTFKGHGGDKKVAKK
- the rplB gene encoding 50S ribosomal protein L2; translation: MGIRKLKPTTQSSRYYSVLDFKEITEVVPYKPLTANISYKAGRDNKGRIAVRRKGGRNKRKFRIIDFKRNKFGIPATVKTIEYDPNRSAFIALVCYADGEYRYILAPNGLKVGDKIESGPNAEIKLGNTLPLDKIPAGTNVHNIELHIGKGGQIARTAGSFAVISAKDGDYVSLKLPSSEIRKVRKECLATVGELSNKDHNLVIIGKAGRNRWLGKRPKVRGVVMNPVDHPLGGGEGRTSGGRHPVTPWGKPTKGFKTRKTRPSDRFIVQRRKKNRNR
- a CDS encoding 50S ribosomal protein L23, coding for MNLENVILSPVVTEKSQDLQTIGERMGKRTVKYTFKVHPDANKTLIKQALKQMYNVVPTNVNVAVYRGKMKRFRNMPSQRPHYKKAVVTFADGANLDFAKV